A single window of Cytobacillus dafuensis DNA harbors:
- a CDS encoding glycosyltransferase family protein: MRILFLESGEIWSNNLARGFTANGHDVLISGPINKENLSNMIETFKPDFAITIGWGEEHTKDKQNLIRQQMESNKIPLVYWAVEDPAYTEVWSIPLIKTIKPDFVFTISPDKVDTYIQLGIPSDYLDFGYEETIHHPIDSNSKFESQIAIVANAYPNILENYPEHFRHRSLDILIRPLLKENIRIDFWGRNWSEMGEYFGVKIPKEWIHGFLNYADANKVYCSSKIILGLQNYPNLLTQRTYEILGSGGFLLTVDTPGVRKMFTPEKDLVVSLTPEETIQKVNYYLNQSEKRSQIQIQGRKSVEVHSYKFRANQIINTLIENDILKTRLKETKGKGEILYFSPNNHYETYEVQKGDTLYKISRKFDVSIEELKTLNVLTSDLIVENQILRIRKSFFSTCTNPFDC; encoded by the coding sequence ATGCGTATTCTCTTTTTAGAGAGCGGGGAAATATGGAGTAATAATTTAGCTAGAGGATTTACTGCCAATGGGCATGATGTTTTAATTTCAGGTCCGATTAATAAAGAGAATCTATCCAACATGATTGAAACCTTTAAACCTGATTTTGCTATTACCATCGGGTGGGGAGAAGAACACACAAAGGACAAGCAGAATCTAATACGACAACAGATGGAATCAAATAAAATTCCTCTAGTTTATTGGGCTGTAGAAGACCCTGCTTATACAGAAGTTTGGTCTATTCCATTAATAAAGACTATTAAACCCGACTTTGTTTTTACTATAAGCCCTGATAAGGTAGATACCTATATACAATTAGGTATTCCTTCGGATTATTTAGATTTCGGATATGAAGAGACTATCCACCATCCAATTGATAGCAATTCCAAATTTGAGTCACAAATTGCAATTGTTGCAAATGCATATCCCAATATTTTAGAAAACTATCCGGAACATTTCCGCCATAGGTCTTTAGATATCTTAATTCGGCCACTTCTTAAGGAAAATATTCGTATTGATTTTTGGGGTAGAAATTGGAGTGAAATGGGTGAATATTTTGGCGTTAAAATACCGAAAGAATGGATCCATGGTTTTCTTAATTATGCAGATGCCAATAAAGTGTATTGCTCCTCAAAGATTATATTAGGTTTACAAAACTATCCTAACTTATTGACTCAACGAACCTATGAAATTTTAGGATCGGGCGGCTTTCTCTTAACAGTAGATACACCTGGCGTTAGGAAAATGTTTACACCAGAAAAAGATTTAGTTGTCTCTTTAACCCCGGAAGAAACCATACAGAAAGTTAATTACTACCTTAATCAATCCGAAAAAAGATCCCAAATCCAAATACAAGGCCGTAAATCGGTTGAAGTACATTCATATAAATTTAGAGCAAACCAAATAATCAACACATTAATTGAAAATGATATTCTAAAAACTCGTTTAAAAGAAACTAAAGGAAAAGGAGAAATTTTATATTTTAGTCCAAATAATCATTACGAAACCTATGAAGTTCAAAAAGGAGATACTTTATATAAAATTTCTAGAAAATTTGATGTATCCATTGAGGAATTAAAAACTTTAAATGTGTTAACCTCTGATTTGATAGTTGAAAATCAAATACTAAGAATAAGAAAAAGCTTTTTTAGTACATGCACTAATCCATTTGACTGTTAA
- a CDS encoding glycosyltransferase family protein, which translates to MRVLFLESDPMWIYGLPNGFCDAGHFVMVSGPLTEDSIVDILSSFQPELIITMGHTTEHTKEKQKMIREYVTCTNIPNVYWATEDPGYTLNFSLPLIQTIEPDFVFTICPSRVDFYRKENIPSAHLDFGYHSSVHSPSEVHEKYKVSIAIVANGYPMLYEKRPDHYRFKALRSLLSPFLEENIRIDFWGRYWDQMEQILGKKIPDEWIHGFIPYTEANKVYSSADIVLGVQNHDTQLTQRTYEVLGSGGFLLTNDTSEIRRLFSPGQDLIVSNSSEETIDLVRYYLSHPEERMKVKKAGMESVKKYSYEQRANYIIETLIGASILSSSTKNNGAGKLIHYVDTLKENYEVYVIQSNDTLWSISRKFGVSIDEIKKLNRLNSDIIEVNHFLKIKKK; encoded by the coding sequence ATGCGTGTATTGTTTTTAGAAAGTGATCCAATGTGGATTTATGGTCTTCCAAATGGATTTTGCGATGCTGGACATTTCGTCATGGTTTCGGGTCCTCTGACTGAAGATAGTATTGTTGATATACTATCAAGTTTTCAACCAGAGTTAATCATTACGATGGGTCACACAACTGAACATACAAAAGAAAAACAAAAAATGATCAGAGAGTATGTTACGTGTACAAATATTCCCAACGTCTATTGGGCAACAGAAGATCCAGGGTATACGCTGAACTTCTCACTTCCTTTAATTCAAACAATTGAACCTGACTTTGTTTTTACCATTTGTCCCTCCAGAGTTGATTTTTATCGGAAAGAAAACATTCCTTCGGCACACTTAGATTTTGGATATCACTCAAGTGTTCATTCTCCTTCCGAAGTTCATGAAAAATATAAGGTATCTATTGCAATTGTAGCGAATGGTTATCCAATGCTTTATGAAAAAAGGCCGGATCACTATCGTTTTAAAGCACTTCGTTCACTCCTCAGTCCATTTCTGGAAGAAAATATAAGAATTGATTTTTGGGGCCGATACTGGGACCAAATGGAGCAAATCCTTGGTAAGAAAATTCCCGATGAATGGATTCATGGGTTTATCCCTTATACGGAAGCAAATAAAGTGTACAGCTCTGCGGATATTGTTTTAGGTGTACAAAATCACGATACCCAATTAACTCAGCGTACCTATGAAGTGCTTGGATCAGGAGGTTTTTTGCTTACAAATGATACATCTGAAATTAGGAGATTATTCTCGCCAGGTCAAGATCTTATCGTTAGTAATTCTTCTGAAGAAACGATTGACCTTGTAAGATACTATTTAAGTCATCCTGAAGAACGTATGAAAGTAAAGAAAGCGGGTATGGAATCCGTAAAAAAATACTCATACGAGCAACGGGCGAACTATATAATTGAAACACTCATCGGTGCTAGTATTCTTTCGAGCAGTACGAAAAACAATGGAGCAGGAAAATTAATTCATTATGTTGATACATTAAAGGAAAATTATGAGGTTTATGTAATTCAGTCAAATGATACTTTATGGAGTATATCAAGAAAATTTGGGGTAAGTATTGACGAAATTAAGAAGTTAAATAGACTTAATTCGGACATTATTGAAGTTAACCATTTTTTAAAAATAAAAAAGAAATAA
- a CDS encoding polysaccharide deacetylase family protein: MRILFLESHPMWIHGLPNGFIDAGHQVRISGPLDDLDIPKLISEFQPDLIITMGWGPENSTIDKQNKIYEGTKNENVPHVYWATEDPTSTEIFTMPYIRRTHPDFVFTICRDQVKYYRNLGIPSDHLDFGYHPKVHFPVEIDSQFYSPVAIVANGYPKKLSYFPGHFRHQSMKNLIKPLLENNIRIDFYGTNWEHMGPHLGVEIPKDWIRGYIDYKSANKIYGSSDIIIGLQNLPTQLTQRTYEVLGSGGFLLTNSTSEVNRVFTAGRDLITSSSPEETLEMVNHFLHQPKDKQKIKKQGLEAVQIHSYKVRAQYMLDVLEKNGVFKKGKSVYSLKMEKRTTYQQGEFEYYKVQNGDTLYRISKEFGVAIDQLKQLNGLTSNIIDTGLPLKIRLLEKKMKDVIDNKYDYYTICHGETLGKISKEFGIPVEKLKNDNHLVTDYIYAGQPLKIDREYTNSIPLPSVLISKGLKDDKMISLTFDAGASAEHTEMILDVLKSNNVQTTMFLTGKWVEKYPLLAKRIASDGHEIANHTYNHPDLTKLTKNEIILELKRTFACFEKVLGDKGSPFLRPPYGNWNKNVLEAAGQIDIPFTIYWSIDTIDWQEPTVDTIYKRILSKLTGNDIVLAHLNGKPTAAAINLVIPELKKQGYKIVKISEMLKN, from the coding sequence ATGCGCATTTTATTCTTGGAAAGTCATCCAATGTGGATTCATGGATTACCAAACGGATTTATCGATGCGGGGCATCAAGTAAGAATTTCTGGTCCATTAGATGATCTGGACATTCCTAAACTGATTTCAGAATTTCAACCAGATTTAATTATTACAATGGGATGGGGTCCTGAAAATTCAACGATAGACAAACAAAATAAAATTTATGAAGGTACCAAAAATGAAAATGTTCCACATGTATATTGGGCAACAGAAGATCCGACATCCACTGAAATTTTTACGATGCCTTATATTCGTCGAACCCATCCGGACTTTGTGTTTACCATTTGCCGGGATCAGGTAAAGTACTACAGAAATTTGGGAATCCCTTCGGATCATTTAGATTTTGGATATCATCCAAAAGTTCATTTTCCTGTAGAGATTGATTCTCAGTTCTATTCTCCTGTAGCCATTGTTGCGAATGGCTATCCAAAAAAGCTTTCTTATTTCCCAGGTCACTTCCGTCATCAATCAATGAAAAACTTAATTAAACCATTATTAGAGAATAATATTCGTATAGATTTTTATGGAACCAATTGGGAACATATGGGTCCGCATTTGGGTGTAGAAATCCCCAAGGATTGGATTCGTGGATATATTGATTATAAGAGTGCTAATAAAATATATGGTTCTTCTGATATCATAATAGGTTTGCAAAACCTGCCGACACAATTAACGCAGCGAACATATGAAGTACTGGGATCTGGAGGATTCTTACTAACAAACAGCACATCCGAAGTCAATCGGGTCTTTACGGCGGGACGAGATTTAATTACATCATCATCCCCTGAAGAAACTCTTGAAATGGTTAATCATTTCCTTCATCAGCCGAAGGACAAGCAAAAAATTAAAAAGCAGGGCCTTGAAGCAGTACAGATTCACTCTTATAAAGTTAGAGCCCAATATATGTTAGATGTTTTAGAGAAAAATGGGGTCTTTAAAAAAGGGAAAAGTGTTTACAGTTTAAAAATGGAAAAAAGAACTACTTATCAACAGGGTGAATTTGAATATTATAAAGTTCAAAATGGGGATACGCTGTATCGAATATCTAAGGAATTTGGTGTGGCCATTGATCAGTTAAAGCAGTTAAACGGATTAACTTCAAATATCATTGATACGGGCTTACCTTTGAAAATTAGATTACTAGAAAAGAAAATGAAGGATGTTATAGATAATAAATACGATTACTATACCATTTGTCATGGAGAAACGTTGGGAAAGATTTCAAAAGAGTTTGGCATTCCAGTAGAAAAACTTAAAAATGATAATCATTTAGTAACAGATTATATTTACGCTGGTCAACCCTTAAAGATTGATAGGGAGTATACCAACTCAATACCATTACCTTCTGTTCTCATTTCTAAAGGTTTAAAAGATGACAAAATGATTTCCTTAACATTTGATGCTGGCGCTAGTGCAGAACATACGGAAATGATTTTAGATGTTTTAAAAAGTAATAATGTACAAACAACAATGTTTTTAACGGGGAAATGGGTAGAGAAATATCCACTTCTTGCGAAAAGAATCGCTTCTGACGGCCATGAAATTGCAAATCATACGTACAATCATCCGGACCTGACGAAATTGACTAAAAATGAAATCATATTAGAATTAAAACGGACATTTGCTTGTTTTGAAAAGGTTCTTGGTGATAAGGGGAGCCCTTTTCTTCGTCCACCATATGGAAATTGGAATAAGAACGTTCTGGAAGCAGCAGGTCAGATCGATATCCCTTTTACAATATATTGGAGCATAGATACGATTGATTGGCAAGAACCGACTGTAGATACCATTTATAAACGTATTTTGTCCAAGCTTACAGGTAATGACATTGTATTAGCCCATCTAAATGGGAAACCTACTGCAGCTGCTATAAATCTAGTCATACCAGAACTCAAAAAACAAGGATATAAAATAGTAAAAATAAGTGAAATGCTAAAAAACTGA